The window AGGGGACAAAGGAGGTTAAATTTAGGGATTTTTAAACTGACCTCTGTCTGCCGTCCCGTAGGCCTTTGAAGGAGGGCATAATAAAAGGGGCCGCTCGCAAAAAGCGGTCTTTTGTTTTAGGGTTATTTTGTCTTTTTTTTTGCTTTGGCGGGATATTTTTCCACTTATCCACAGGCGGTTTTTTAAAAAAGTGTTGCCTTGATAAAAAGCATATGAATATTTTTTAAAAATTGTCCTAAAATTAGATAAGTTTCTCCGCCTTGACAAGATTTTAGCGCGGGTATATAATATTAAGTAGATACAATATATAGTGGTCTGTTAGATAGGGTAGGCACTATATATGGGCATGAAGCTTTTCCTCATATTTCCTTAAAAACACCTAGGGAACCTTAAAAGACGGAAAAAGGCCAAGGAAGCGACTCAAGATAGGTGTTTTTTGTTTGGCCAAAAACCATAAGCTGCGGCCCTATTATCTTAGTATTATCATATGAAATGCCCGGTTTGCTATTATTTAGACACAAAAGTGATTGATTCTCGGGTGGCGACTGACGGCTTGTCTATCCGGCGCCGGCGGGAATGCTTAAAGTGCGGCTTCCGTTTTTCCACCTATGAGGAAATGGAGATTTTGGATTTGATGATTGTTAAGCGGGATGGGCGGAAAGAATCATACGATAGGGAAAAAGTAACCCGGGGCCTTAAAAAAGCTTTGGAAAAACGGTCGGTTACGGACGATAAATTCAAAAAACTCATCCACTCCATTGAACGCGACATTCAAGTTTTGAAAAAGAGCGAAATAACCTCTTCGCAGGTCGGCCAAATCATAATGAGGCATCTAAA is drawn from Patescibacteria group bacterium and contains these coding sequences:
- the nrdR gene encoding transcriptional regulator NrdR, encoding MKCPVCYYLDTKVIDSRVATDGLSIRRRRECLKCGFRFSTYEEMEILDLMIVKRDGRKESYDREKVTRGLKKALEKRSVTDDKFKKLIHSIERDIQVLKKSEITSSQVGQIIMRHLKKVDQVAYIRFASVYESFKDAQTFRKELNKLLKTSGKKRAGKK